One region of Opitutaceae bacterium genomic DNA includes:
- a CDS encoding tetratricopeptide repeat protein has protein sequence MRSFLFPCLVAILAPCASLAAEGHDGIPEAAAAPYIAAAPKPGEITEAEIRSFQSIGDAKTSQGDYDSAEIAYRQVLAARATPEQDRDALLGLARMYRRSNQLTRSAAVYEKLLKEFPSDNALPIVYLELGRVHRALGAYRLAIARFYSVINSTLKLPENGQELYRQLARTAQFEVAETHFLAGDYQESAQYFSRLKLLDLAPADQARASFKSAFALYRAGEYEKAVASLRSFLEQYSLDENTPEARYLLSMSLRRLDRNQESLVAALELLKTEHGRTDEDPKRWAYWQRKTGNQLANEFYEQGDAGSALTIYLGLAALSNEPSWRLPVFYQIALCYERLRSVGKAREYLQAVVKDAGTPKDGSSPGSDLAELASMAAWRLKQLDWEDTADRQLNSFFQTSDSPKHPEMATTLAASPQT, from the coding sequence ATGCGCTCATTCCTGTTCCCCTGTCTGGTGGCGATCCTTGCACCTTGCGCAAGTCTTGCGGCCGAGGGTCACGATGGCATCCCAGAGGCGGCCGCCGCCCCCTACATTGCGGCTGCACCAAAGCCGGGAGAGATCACCGAAGCCGAGATCAGGAGCTTTCAGAGCATCGGGGACGCCAAGACTTCCCAGGGAGACTACGACTCCGCCGAGATCGCCTACCGGCAGGTTCTCGCGGCACGTGCGACTCCCGAGCAGGATCGCGACGCCCTCCTCGGCCTCGCTCGCATGTACCGCCGAAGCAATCAGCTCACGCGATCCGCGGCCGTGTACGAGAAGCTGTTGAAGGAGTTTCCATCAGACAATGCGCTCCCCATAGTCTATCTTGAACTTGGCCGTGTGCACCGTGCGCTCGGGGCCTATCGGCTCGCGATTGCCCGGTTCTACAGCGTGATCAACTCCACGCTGAAGCTTCCCGAGAATGGCCAGGAACTGTACCGGCAACTTGCGCGAACAGCCCAGTTCGAAGTGGCTGAAACTCATTTCCTCGCCGGAGATTATCAGGAAAGCGCCCAGTATTTCTCACGTCTCAAGCTCCTGGACCTCGCACCGGCCGATCAGGCTCGGGCGAGTTTCAAATCAGCCTTCGCCCTTTATCGCGCGGGCGAGTATGAAAAGGCCGTCGCAAGCCTGCGTTCCTTTCTCGAACAATACTCCCTGGATGAAAACACCCCCGAGGCCCGGTACCTGCTCTCCATGTCGCTGCGCCGGCTCGATCGCAATCAGGAGTCGCTCGTCGCCGCGCTTGAACTCCTGAAAACCGAGCACGGTCGCACGGATGAGGATCCCAAACGCTGGGCTTACTGGCAGCGCAAGACGGGCAACCAGCTCGCAAACGAATTCTACGAACAAGGCGACGCCGGAAGCGCTCTCACCATCTATCTTGGTCTCGCCGCACTCAGCAATGAGCCGTCGTGGCGACTCCCCGTTTTCTACCAGATTGCCCTCTGCTATGAACGACTGCGCTCGGTGGGCAAGGCTCGCGAATACCTCCAGGCTGTCGTCAAGGATGCCGGGACACCGAAAGACGGCTCATCGCCAGGCTCTGATCTTGCGGAACTCGCCAGCATGGCCGCCTGGCGGTTGAAGCAGCTTGACTGGGAGGACACCGCCGACCGTCAGCTCAATTCCTTTTTCCAAACCTCCGACTCGCCTAAGCACCCTGAGATGGCCACTACTCTTGCTGCATCACCGCAGACATGA
- a CDS encoding response regulator, which translates to MPTARILVHENASLNLESVASTLRDAGYSTSCVRTQTRAEFIDAIDNLRPGLVLCDHEFGDLKSLDAIDLVRKRLPQTDFVVLSETHDEDRAVECIRRGATDCVVKDRPERLLAVIRSALDRQRLRREHRRLERQHQILFRLIPSFVCVLTKEGILVEANPPWSQQLGYQREEWIGRPLGDFVDPSDRSAFLGWWSSLSGQNRNAEATADGCEVRMIGRTSASRYVTWTARMHRAENLVYASGHDTNDRHVAESSLRNSEARFRAMADSAPAFIWISGIDQSRTYCNRPWLDYTGLSLAEANSEGWMESVHPEDRPRVRAIYQNSFSACRAFRVEYRLRRFDGLYRWIIDNGSPNYNSEGGLIGFIGSCIDINDQHEAEARLTQRAIKQAALAGFGRFALAQHPFDDIVREAARLISETLRVNMSQVLSLSPTDLSIRLIAGHGFESSALPLSVGEVRVEALMAAGHVLAEQPEHFPGRSLHGVLGVVSGCSVPISSTKRPFGFLTALSQHEMTFARDSIDFLHGIANILGSVHQREFARAALEESEQKLLQSQKMEAVGILAGGVAHDFNNLLTAIRCYGDLLHEDLAAMPELQSRAAEILKATARASSLTGQLLAFSRKQIVQPEVLDLNNIITDLRDLLRSLLSENINLVVNPAAGAVHFEADRNQFDQVVINLCINARDAMPQGGSITIDIGSRNLEEGNAHGLGAGDYVELRISDTGTGIPEDLQPRLFQPFVTTKPKGRGTGLGLATCAVIIKSCQGSISFESVVGKGTTFLVLLPQLPASTNPRASDDDAVVFEGTERILLVEDDEAIRTVTAAILESIGYRVHAVSSGADALDYCSHPDVPPFDLLLTDVIMPNMGGRELADRFSRLFPGIGILFMSGYVGDSKILQAVQDAGARFLEKPFTRTSLARKVRESLDLASKEPART; encoded by the coding sequence ATGCCCACGGCGCGAATCCTGGTTCACGAGAACGCTTCACTCAACCTGGAGTCTGTCGCGTCCACATTGCGGGATGCGGGATACAGCACCTCGTGCGTGCGCACCCAGACGCGCGCTGAATTCATCGACGCCATCGACAACCTCCGGCCGGGTCTCGTCCTGTGCGACCACGAGTTCGGTGACCTCAAATCGCTGGATGCAATTGATCTGGTCCGAAAACGTCTGCCGCAAACGGACTTCGTTGTCCTGTCAGAAACCCACGATGAGGATCGTGCGGTCGAATGCATCAGGCGGGGGGCCACCGACTGCGTGGTCAAGGATCGTCCGGAACGTCTGCTTGCGGTCATTCGTTCCGCCCTCGATCGCCAGCGCCTCCGCCGTGAACATCGTCGACTGGAACGCCAGCACCAGATTCTCTTTCGCCTCATTCCGAGTTTTGTCTGCGTGTTGACGAAAGAGGGCATCCTGGTTGAGGCCAATCCCCCCTGGAGCCAGCAGCTCGGCTACCAGCGCGAGGAATGGATCGGGCGTCCTCTCGGCGACTTCGTGGATCCCAGCGACCGAAGCGCATTTCTCGGATGGTGGAGTTCGCTGTCCGGCCAGAACAGGAACGCGGAGGCAACCGCAGACGGATGCGAGGTCCGAATGATCGGCCGCACCTCAGCCTCCCGCTATGTCACGTGGACCGCGCGCATGCATCGCGCAGAAAACCTCGTTTATGCCTCCGGGCACGACACCAACGACAGACACGTGGCGGAGAGTTCCCTCCGGAACAGCGAGGCGCGTTTCCGGGCGATGGCGGATTCAGCTCCAGCATTCATCTGGATCTCCGGGATCGATCAATCCCGCACCTATTGCAACCGGCCGTGGCTCGACTACACGGGCCTCAGCCTCGCCGAAGCAAACAGTGAGGGATGGATGGAGTCCGTTCATCCCGAGGATCGTCCACGCGTTCGCGCGATCTACCAGAACAGCTTCTCCGCCTGCCGCGCCTTCAGGGTGGAATACCGGCTGCGACGCTTTGATGGACTCTACCGATGGATCATTGACAACGGTTCCCCCAACTACAATTCGGAGGGCGGACTGATCGGGTTCATTGGCTCCTGCATCGACATCAACGACCAGCACGAGGCGGAGGCGCGCCTCACCCAGCGTGCAATAAAGCAGGCGGCGCTTGCCGGCTTCGGTCGCTTCGCCCTGGCCCAGCACCCCTTCGACGACATCGTGCGCGAAGCCGCACGTCTGATCAGCGAAACACTCCGGGTGAATATGAGCCAGGTCCTGTCTCTTTCACCCACGGATCTCTCCATACGGTTGATTGCCGGACACGGATTCGAATCTTCCGCCCTCCCTCTTTCCGTCGGGGAGGTGCGCGTCGAGGCGCTGATGGCCGCAGGGCATGTTCTCGCGGAACAGCCCGAACACTTCCCCGGGCGTTCGCTGCATGGCGTTCTTGGAGTTGTTTCCGGCTGTTCGGTTCCCATCTCCAGCACCAAGCGTCCCTTCGGATTCCTGACCGCGCTCAGCCAGCACGAAATGACGTTCGCCCGGGACTCAATCGACTTCCTCCATGGCATCGCCAACATACTCGGCAGCGTCCATCAGCGGGAATTCGCGCGCGCGGCGCTCGAGGAAAGCGAACAAAAGCTGCTGCAGTCGCAAAAAATGGAGGCGGTCGGCATCCTCGCAGGTGGCGTGGCCCATGACTTCAACAATCTACTCACCGCCATCCGCTGCTACGGAGACCTGCTCCACGAGGATCTCGCGGCGATGCCCGAGCTTCAATCGAGGGCCGCGGAGATTCTCAAGGCCACGGCGCGGGCCAGTTCACTGACCGGCCAGCTGCTCGCCTTTAGTCGCAAGCAGATTGTGCAGCCGGAGGTTCTCGATCTGAACAACATCATCACGGACCTCAGGGATCTGCTGCGTTCGCTCCTGAGCGAAAACATAAATCTGGTCGTCAACCCCGCCGCCGGCGCGGTTCATTTTGAAGCCGACCGGAACCAGTTCGACCAGGTGGTCATCAATCTTTGCATAAACGCCCGCGACGCCATGCCCCAGGGAGGCAGCATCACGATCGACATCGGCTCGCGGAATTTGGAGGAAGGCAATGCGCACGGACTGGGCGCCGGCGATTATGTTGAACTGCGCATCTCCGACACCGGAACCGGAATTCCCGAGGATCTGCAGCCGCGTCTGTTCCAACCCTTTGTCACCACAAAGCCCAAGGGCCGCGGCACAGGCCTTGGACTCGCCACCTGCGCTGTCATCATCAAGAGCTGCCAGGGATCAATTTCCTTTGAGAGCGTCGTGGGAAAGGGCACCACCTTTCTGGTCCTGCTGCCGCAGCTGCCCGCCTCGACAAATCCACGCGCTTCCGACGACGACGCCGTCGTTTTCGAAGGCACGGAACGCATTCTCCTGGTCGAGGATGACGAGGCGATTCGCACAGTGACGGCCGCGATTCTCGAGAGCATAGGATACCGGGTGCACGCCGTTTCAAGCGGAGCGGATGCGCTGGATTACTGCTCGCATCCGGATGTTCCGCCATTCGATCTCCTTCTCACCGACGTGATCATGCCCAACATGGGTGGACGGGAACTGGCGGACCGCTTCTCCAGGCTTTTTCCGGGAATCGGCATTCTCTTCATGTCCGGATACGTCGGCGACTCAAAGATCCTTCAGGCCGTCCAGGACGCAGGCGCCCGTTTTCTCGAAAAGCCGTTCACCCGGACCAGCCTCGCACGCAAAGTGCGGGAATCGCTCGATCTCGCATCGAAGGAGCCGGCACGCACCTAG
- a CDS encoding HAD family phosphatase codes for MQLSIPPGDFSGFIFDLDGTLVDSMPVHYRAWDEAMRRCGLDRKLDEDYFYELGGVHTRQVAELFAKRYGLTIDPDEVTERKESLYLELMTDLKVIEPVAEIARREAGRKPMAIATGGTPEVAYPSLRAAGLRELFPIVVTPRDVAPGRGKPAPDMFLLAARRMGVDPGHCLVFEDAEPGIQGAVAAGMSFVRVPSRQHPAGGMPPG; via the coding sequence ATGCAGCTTTCAATCCCTCCGGGGGACTTTTCAGGATTCATCTTCGATCTCGATGGCACGCTGGTCGACTCCATGCCGGTTCACTACCGGGCGTGGGATGAGGCGATGCGGCGGTGCGGCCTGGACCGTAAGCTCGACGAGGACTATTTCTACGAATTGGGGGGCGTGCATACCCGGCAGGTTGCAGAGCTTTTTGCAAAGCGCTACGGTCTGACCATCGATCCCGATGAGGTGACCGAAAGGAAGGAGTCACTTTATCTTGAATTGATGACCGATCTCAAGGTGATCGAGCCGGTGGCGGAGATCGCCCGCAGGGAGGCGGGCAGGAAGCCAATGGCGATCGCAACGGGCGGTACGCCGGAAGTTGCCTATCCGTCCCTAAGGGCGGCGGGGCTTCGGGAGTTGTTCCCCATCGTTGTCACTCCGCGCGATGTCGCGCCCGGCCGCGGAAAACCCGCGCCTGACATGTTTCTGCTTGCGGCCAGGCGCATGGGTGTCGACCCGGGGCATTGTCTTGTGTTTGAAGACGCGGAACCGGGCATTCAAGGGGCGGTTGCCGCGGGCATGTCGTTTGTGCGGGTGCCAAGCCGGCAGCATCCGGCTGGCGGCATGCCGCCTGGCTAG
- a CDS encoding arylsulfatase, protein MKLPRFLLACCLLSSTALAAERPNVLLILADDMGFSDLGCYGGEIATPNLDALAAGGLRYTQMYNTARCWSSRASIMTGYYAQEVRRDLVAGVKSGMKGVRPGWAGLLSELLRPFGYKNYHSGKWHIDGKPLGSGFDHSFDVTANTNDNFSAEHHTLDGKQIPQRDNYYVTTEIATRAVDQLREHAAKFADRPFFQYLCFIAPHFPLQAPAADIARYHDTYNVGWNVVAAERYARLTRMGITNNPDPMMERDVGPPYDWPDDLAKLGPGEINRPLPWSELTDAQRAFQANKMAIHAAMVDRMDREIGRVLEQIKAMGAEENTIVLFASDNGASAEIMVRGGGHDPSAAPGSEHTFLCLGPGWSSASNTPFRRHKTWVHEGGISTPFIVRWPAGIHERGGLRTAPLHFVDVVPTILDLVGAQRSAPWNNLPVPPAPGVSFSASFDHNIPAVHVSDGLWWEHEGNRAFRLGDWKIVAVPEGPWGLYNLANDRSESHNLAAALPERVRELAAQWDRKLAEIRAHALSDYHP, encoded by the coding sequence ATGAAGCTACCTCGATTCCTGCTCGCCTGCTGTCTGCTCTCCTCAACGGCACTTGCGGCCGAGCGTCCCAATGTCCTGCTCATCCTCGCGGATGACATGGGGTTTTCCGACCTGGGCTGCTATGGTGGTGAGATTGCGACGCCCAATCTGGACGCACTCGCAGCGGGAGGACTGCGCTACACGCAGATGTACAACACGGCGCGCTGCTGGTCGTCGCGGGCGTCCATCATGACGGGATACTATGCGCAGGAAGTGCGGCGGGATCTGGTGGCCGGCGTGAAAAGCGGTATGAAGGGCGTGCGTCCGGGGTGGGCTGGACTGCTCTCCGAGCTGCTTCGGCCGTTCGGCTACAAGAACTACCATTCAGGCAAGTGGCACATCGACGGCAAACCGCTCGGCAGCGGCTTTGACCACAGCTTCGACGTGACGGCCAACACGAATGACAATTTCAGCGCCGAGCACCACACCCTCGACGGGAAGCAGATTCCGCAGAGGGACAACTACTATGTGACCACGGAAATTGCCACGCGTGCGGTCGATCAGCTTCGTGAGCACGCCGCGAAATTTGCGGATCGCCCGTTCTTCCAGTATCTCTGCTTCATCGCTCCACATTTTCCGCTGCAGGCACCCGCGGCTGACATCGCGAGGTATCATGACACCTACAATGTGGGCTGGAATGTTGTTGCGGCGGAGCGCTACGCGCGACTCACCCGCATGGGAATCACAAACAATCCCGATCCCATGATGGAGAGGGATGTCGGTCCCCCCTATGACTGGCCCGACGATCTCGCCAAGCTTGGCCCCGGAGAAATCAACCGCCCGCTGCCATGGTCGGAACTGACGGATGCCCAGCGCGCATTCCAGGCGAACAAGATGGCGATCCATGCGGCGATGGTGGACCGCATGGACAGGGAAATTGGACGCGTCCTCGAGCAGATCAAGGCGATGGGCGCAGAGGAGAATACGATCGTTCTCTTTGCCTCCGACAATGGAGCAAGCGCGGAAATCATGGTGCGTGGAGGTGGACATGACCCATCAGCCGCACCCGGATCGGAGCACACCTTTCTTTGCCTCGGACCCGGCTGGTCCAGCGCTTCCAACACGCCGTTTCGACGTCACAAGACGTGGGTGCATGAGGGCGGCATCTCCACCCCGTTCATAGTCCGCTGGCCCGCGGGGATCCACGAGCGAGGCGGGTTGAGAACGGCACCCCTCCATTTTGTGGATGTTGTTCCGACCATTCTCGACCTTGTTGGCGCACAGAGATCCGCGCCATGGAACAATCTCCCCGTTCCACCGGCGCCGGGAGTGAGTTTCTCGGCCTCGTTCGATCACAATATTCCCGCGGTTCATGTCAGCGATGGGCTTTGGTGGGAGCACGAGGGCAATCGGGCGTTTCGTCTGGGTGACTGGAAGATTGTCGCCGTGCCGGAGGGGCCGTGGGGGTTGTACAATCTGGCGAATGACAGAAGTGAATCACACAACCTGGCTGCGGCTTTGCCTGAACGGGTTCGGGAGCTTGCAGCGCAATGGGACAGAAAGCTGGCGGAAATCCGCGCGCACGCGCTGTCCGACTATCATCCCTGA
- a CDS encoding rRNA pseudouridine synthase, with product MSELPTVRVQKFLADAGICSRRAAEALIAGGEVWINGKAAAIGQKVDPDSDRIVVRGKQVRTSPQPRMTLAVHKPRGLVCSNDDPQNPDTIFDLLPRQYARFRFFCAGRLDKDSEGLVILTTDGELANRLMHPRNTIVKRYQVRLAEPFPFRRLSTLRKGVMIEGERHRVEYAALVNPARDDTSENLDVWMHHGKKREIRLLFLALGYEVKRLRRYQIGTFPLKGIPLRGGRQLSMKEIESLFTVSSAPPTRSAVKSTAVSHPSSP from the coding sequence ATGTCTGAACTGCCCACAGTCCGCGTGCAGAAGTTCCTCGCCGATGCAGGGATTTGCTCGCGTCGTGCGGCCGAGGCGCTGATTGCCGGCGGAGAGGTCTGGATCAATGGAAAAGCGGCAGCCATCGGCCAGAAGGTGGATCCCGATTCCGACAGGATCGTCGTTCGCGGAAAACAGGTTCGAACGTCGCCACAGCCACGGATGACACTCGCAGTCCACAAGCCTCGGGGCCTGGTCTGCTCCAATGACGATCCCCAGAACCCTGACACGATCTTTGATCTGCTGCCGCGACAGTACGCCCGGTTCCGCTTTTTCTGCGCAGGCCGTCTCGACAAGGACAGCGAGGGACTCGTCATCCTGACGACCGACGGCGAGCTGGCCAATCGCCTCATGCACCCGCGAAACACGATCGTCAAACGGTACCAGGTGCGGCTGGCCGAGCCCTTCCCGTTCAGGCGCCTTTCCACACTACGCAAAGGCGTCATGATCGAGGGCGAACGCCATCGCGTCGAGTACGCGGCTTTGGTCAATCCAGCCCGTGACGACACATCGGAGAACCTGGATGTCTGGATGCACCATGGAAAGAAGCGGGAAATTCGCCTGCTCTTCCTGGCGCTGGGTTATGAGGTGAAACGGCTTCGCCGCTACCAGATCGGCACCTTTCCCCTCAAGGGAATCCCATTGCGTGGAGGCCGACAACTTTCCATGAAGGAAATCGAATCACTCTTCACCGTTTCCTCCGCACCACCGACCCGATCGGCTGTCAAATCGACGGCCGTATCCCACCCATCCAGCCCATGA
- the folD gene encoding bifunctional methylenetetrahydrofolate dehydrogenase/methenyltetrahydrofolate cyclohydrolase FolD, with amino-acid sequence MEIIDGNRVASTIVEELKAEVAAFTGRKPCLALVRVGEDPASVSYVRKKEKTAAEIGITGRVILPPETISQSELSSLIDELNADDAVDGILVQSPLPKQIDELAIFRRVLPEKDVDGFHTINLGKIAQEDDTGFVSCTPAGILELLRRSDVDLNGKHVVVLGRSLIVGKPVALLALQKKAGANGTVTICHSGTQNLPAITRQADVLIAAIGRPEFVTADMVKPGVVVIDVGVNRVADPTKKSGYRLTGDVHFPSVSPLASKITPVPGGVGPMTVAMLMKNTVKAYRLRKKAG; translated from the coding sequence ATGGAAATCATCGACGGCAACCGGGTCGCCAGTACAATCGTTGAGGAGCTCAAGGCCGAGGTCGCGGCCTTCACCGGACGAAAACCGTGCCTCGCGCTCGTCCGCGTCGGAGAGGATCCCGCATCCGTTTCCTACGTGCGCAAGAAGGAGAAGACCGCCGCCGAAATCGGCATAACCGGCCGGGTTATTCTCCCGCCTGAAACCATTTCCCAGTCTGAGCTCTCCTCCCTGATCGACGAACTCAATGCCGATGACGCGGTGGATGGCATTCTTGTCCAATCGCCCCTGCCCAAACAGATCGACGAGCTGGCCATCTTCCGCCGCGTGCTTCCGGAGAAGGATGTCGACGGCTTTCATACAATCAACCTCGGGAAGATAGCACAGGAGGACGACACCGGGTTCGTTTCCTGCACGCCGGCCGGCATTCTCGAACTGCTGCGGCGCAGCGATGTCGACCTGAATGGCAAACATGTCGTCGTCCTTGGACGGTCACTTATCGTCGGCAAACCCGTGGCGCTGCTCGCCCTTCAGAAGAAGGCCGGCGCAAATGGAACGGTTACGATCTGCCATTCCGGCACACAAAATCTCCCGGCGATCACCCGCCAGGCGGATGTGCTGATCGCAGCCATCGGACGTCCGGAGTTTGTGACCGCGGACATGGTGAAACCCGGAGTCGTCGTCATCGATGTAGGGGTCAACAGGGTCGCCGACCCCACAAAAAAATCGGGATATCGCCTGACTGGGGACGTCCACTTTCCAAGCGTGAGTCCGCTCGCATCCAAAATCACCCCGGTTCCCGGAGGCGTGGGGCCAATGACGGTTGCGATGCTGATGAAGAACACGGTCAAAGCCTACCGCCTTAGAAAAAAAGCGGGTTGA
- a CDS encoding response regulator gives MFAPKILVVDDQPINVQVLKRKLEREQLQVLTAFSGAEALEAVAKEKPDLILLDVMMPDMDGIEVCTRLQASEETKSIPVIFITARASKEAKLEGLGVGAVDYITKPIDLDETFARIQTQLRFVAVNREMAELQHRLLESRRTATIGAVTQGIAHNLNNLLGIVLGYLDLIKAHPDRPESVKRNAGQVENAVHRIVAIIKQLSTLMVKSRFPTVKRPVSQLIAGATERYQIEYRITERVFVDNPLGDQAIDTHVEVFEDLLSKLLINAWESYGSAAPLDNRPIWLRTELVERPGGASVLFRIEDQGNGIDDGIRDHMYEPFVSSKQTVGVGMGLTIARHAMRSLGGEVILVDRPGGGTIAQIQHPVEQKMPRSGT, from the coding sequence ATGTTCGCCCCAAAAATTCTGGTTGTCGATGACCAGCCGATCAATGTCCAGGTTCTGAAGCGAAAGCTTGAACGCGAACAACTGCAGGTGCTGACCGCCTTCTCCGGCGCCGAGGCACTGGAGGCGGTCGCGAAGGAGAAACCGGATTTGATTCTCCTGGACGTCATGATGCCCGACATGGACGGCATCGAAGTGTGCACGAGGCTCCAGGCATCGGAGGAAACCAAGTCGATTCCAGTTATTTTCATCACCGCACGCGCCTCCAAGGAGGCGAAACTTGAGGGTCTCGGGGTTGGGGCGGTCGACTACATCACCAAACCCATCGATCTCGACGAGACGTTCGCACGGATCCAGACGCAGCTTCGATTTGTGGCCGTCAACCGCGAGATGGCGGAACTGCAGCATCGACTTCTGGAGTCGCGCAGGACTGCGACCATTGGAGCGGTCACACAGGGCATTGCGCACAACTTGAACAATCTCCTGGGTATTGTCCTCGGTTATCTGGACCTCATCAAGGCGCATCCCGATCGTCCGGAAAGTGTCAAACGCAATGCGGGCCAGGTGGAGAACGCCGTCCATCGCATAGTCGCCATCATCAAGCAGCTCAGCACACTGATGGTGAAGTCGCGTTTCCCGACCGTGAAGCGCCCGGTCAGTCAACTGATCGCAGGCGCGACCGAGCGGTATCAGATCGAGTACAGGATCACGGAGCGTGTATTCGTCGACAATCCCCTGGGCGACCAGGCCATCGATACGCATGTGGAGGTGTTTGAGGATCTGCTCTCCAAGCTCCTCATCAACGCCTGGGAATCCTACGGATCGGCGGCGCCGTTGGACAACCGCCCGATCTGGCTGCGCACCGAACTGGTGGAGCGCCCTGGCGGGGCCAGTGTGCTTTTCCGGATTGAGGATCAGGGGAACGGAATCGACGACGGAATTCGCGATCACATGTATGAGCCGTTTGTGAGTTCCAAACAAACGGTCGGTGTCGGCATGGGACTGACGATAGCGCGCCATGCCATGCGCAGCCTCGGCGGCGAAGTGATCCTGGTGGATCGACCCGGCGGGGGGACAATCGCACAGATTCAGCATCCCGTGGAGCAAAAGATGCCGCGTTCGGGCACCTGA
- a CDS encoding pyrroline-5-carboxylate reductase translates to MPKLAFIGAGRMASAMVDGLLSQGAYRAADISCFTASGKSAATLAQRTGIRHCESPDACLDGADIVVIAFKPQHLASADPGLAALTAGKMVLSVLAAKPLARLRSVFPHARAIVRSMPNTPAAIGAGITGWCADSTLTPADRTRLVGLLRAIGTEMEVAESKIDALMAISGCGPAFVFEFTAALREAGVAAGLPREQAQRLAVETVLGSGRLMARTQSEPEALRNQVTSPGGTTFAGLQVMAARDFRGMMLETVMAAKARSEELSRDN, encoded by the coding sequence ATGCCAAAACTCGCTTTCATCGGCGCCGGCCGCATGGCCTCAGCCATGGTCGATGGCCTGCTCTCCCAGGGAGCATACAGGGCGGCCGATATCTCCTGCTTCACTGCTTCGGGGAAATCAGCCGCCACTCTCGCCCAGCGAACGGGCATTCGGCACTGCGAATCGCCCGATGCCTGTCTCGACGGCGCGGACATCGTCGTCATCGCCTTCAAACCCCAGCACCTCGCGTCCGCCGATCCCGGCCTGGCTGCGCTTACTGCCGGCAAGATGGTGCTCTCGGTGCTGGCCGCCAAGCCCCTGGCCCGACTCCGGAGTGTGTTCCCCCACGCACGCGCAATCGTCCGTTCAATGCCCAACACACCCGCCGCGATTGGCGCCGGCATCACCGGCTGGTGCGCCGACTCGACTCTGACGCCCGCTGACCGCACCCGCCTCGTCGGCCTCCTGCGCGCGATCGGCACGGAAATGGAGGTTGCGGAGTCGAAGATCGACGCATTGATGGCGATCAGCGGCTGCGGTCCCGCCTTTGTCTTCGAATTCACCGCTGCACTGCGCGAAGCCGGTGTTGCCGCCGGACTGCCCCGCGAGCAGGCGCAGCGGCTGGCGGTCGAAACGGTGCTTGGCTCAGGCCGGTTGATGGCCCGCACACAGAGCGAACCCGAGGCGCTGCGCAATCAGGTGACCTCCCCCGGCGGAACAACATTTGCCGGACTCCAGGTCATGGCTGCCCGCGACTTTCGAGGCATGATGCTCGAGACCGTCATGGCCGCAAAAGCCCGCTCCGAGGAGTTGAGCCGGGACAATTGA